In Alicyclobacillus macrosporangiidus CPP55, a single window of DNA contains:
- a CDS encoding UbiD family decarboxylase, with translation MDLRAWLAQMEESGNLQVIRGAHWQLELGAISELNVKREGHSALLFDEIPDYPPGYRVLTCTTSSPYRLASILRGPLTNDHHELVRWLRGKPKAWEAHARAFDPVAVETGPVFEHVDVGGAVNVLKFPAPLWHEADGGRYIGTGCAVVTKDYDSDWINVGTYRVMVHDANHVGLDMVSGKHGHIQYQKYMAADKPFPVCIVIGADPLCYLISGIEVPYGICEFNYIGAVLGEPVQVVHGELTGLPFPAAAEIVLEGWIHPGDTRLEGPFGEFHGYYQAGAKPAPVVTVERVYHRRDPIIVGSPPAKPPNDYSYSKAVMRSALLLDALEAAGVPGVTSVWAHEIGGARMLTVASIQQRYAGHARQCGHILSQCGVGAYMGRYTIVVDDDIDPSNLSEVMWAVATRSDPERDIDIIRNAMGSKNDPMSVAYTSKAMFSSRAIIDACRPFDHLQDFPPVAEASPELREEVRRRWSSILPL, from the coding sequence TTGGACCTCCGGGCGTGGCTCGCACAGATGGAGGAGAGCGGTAACCTGCAGGTGATCCGCGGGGCCCATTGGCAGCTTGAACTGGGTGCCATCAGCGAATTGAACGTCAAGCGGGAGGGGCATTCCGCCCTCCTGTTTGACGAGATTCCCGACTATCCGCCGGGCTACCGGGTGCTCACCTGCACCACCAGCAGTCCGTATCGGCTCGCCTCCATCCTGCGCGGGCCGCTCACGAACGACCATCACGAGCTGGTGCGCTGGTTGCGGGGCAAACCGAAAGCGTGGGAAGCTCACGCCAGGGCGTTCGATCCGGTGGCGGTTGAAACCGGTCCGGTTTTCGAGCACGTCGACGTGGGAGGCGCGGTCAACGTGCTGAAGTTCCCCGCGCCCCTGTGGCACGAGGCGGACGGCGGACGGTACATCGGCACCGGCTGCGCGGTGGTGACCAAGGATTACGACTCCGACTGGATCAATGTGGGCACGTACCGGGTGATGGTTCACGACGCGAACCACGTCGGGCTGGACATGGTCTCCGGCAAGCACGGCCACATCCAGTACCAAAAGTATATGGCGGCCGACAAACCATTTCCGGTCTGCATTGTGATTGGCGCCGATCCGCTGTGTTACCTCATCTCGGGCATCGAGGTCCCGTACGGGATCTGTGAATTCAACTACATCGGCGCGGTGCTCGGCGAACCGGTCCAGGTGGTGCATGGCGAGCTGACCGGGCTGCCTTTCCCGGCCGCCGCCGAGATTGTGCTGGAGGGGTGGATTCATCCCGGGGACACCCGGTTGGAGGGACCGTTCGGTGAGTTCCACGGTTATTACCAGGCCGGTGCAAAACCGGCACCGGTGGTGACGGTGGAGCGTGTGTATCACCGGCGGGATCCCATCATCGTCGGCAGCCCTCCGGCGAAGCCGCCCAACGACTACTCGTACTCGAAAGCGGTGATGCGGTCAGCGTTGCTGCTGGATGCCCTCGAGGCGGCCGGCGTCCCTGGGGTCACGTCGGTGTGGGCACACGAGATCGGCGGCGCACGAATGCTTACCGTCGCGAGCATCCAGCAGCGCTACGCCGGACACGCCCGCCAGTGCGGGCACATCCTCAGCCAGTGTGGCGTCGGGGCCTACATGGGGCGCTACACCATCGTCGTGGATGACGACATCGACCCGTCCAATCTATCTGAGGTGATGTGGGCCGTCGCGACCCGGTCGGACCCGGAGCGGGACATCGATATCATCCGGAACGCCATGGGCTCGAAGAACGACCCGATGTCCGTCGCGTACACCTCCAAGGCGATGTTCAGTTCGCGGGCCATCATCGACGCGTGCCGGCCGTTCGACCACCTGCAGGATTTCCCGCCTGTCGCGGAGGCGAGTCCGGAACTCCGGGAGGAGGTGAGGCGCCGGTGGAGCAGCATCCTGCCGCTTTGA
- a CDS encoding (2Fe-2S)-binding protein: protein MAEYKTIRFRLNGRPVELAVQPHENLVEALRRGFQMYSVRESCGQGLCGCCTVYVNGKAVSGCLYLAALVDGCDVQTVEGLGTLQQLSPVQEAFIECEGFQCGFCTPGMIMMATQLLQENPNPTDEEIKHYMSGNLCRCAAYPEIIAAVHRAAEKLRASKETDAAADKAATVAG, encoded by the coding sequence ATGGCGGAGTACAAGACGATTCGGTTTCGGTTGAACGGGCGGCCCGTGGAATTGGCGGTGCAACCGCACGAAAACCTGGTGGAGGCGCTGCGGCGCGGCTTCCAGATGTACAGCGTGCGGGAGAGCTGCGGCCAGGGATTGTGCGGATGCTGCACGGTATACGTCAATGGCAAGGCGGTGTCCGGATGCCTGTACCTCGCGGCCTTGGTCGACGGTTGTGATGTGCAGACCGTCGAAGGACTGGGCACGCTGCAACAACTGTCGCCGGTGCAAGAGGCGTTCATTGAATGCGAGGGCTTCCAGTGCGGGTTCTGTACGCCAGGCATGATCATGATGGCCACGCAACTGCTGCAAGAGAACCCGAATCCGACGGATGAGGAGATCAAGCACTACATGTCCGGGAACCTGTGTCGGTGCGCCGCTTACCCGGAGATCATCGCCGCGGTACACCGGGCGGCGGAGAAATTGAGGGCGTCGAAAGAGACGGATGCCGCCGCGGACAAGGCGGCGACTGTCGCTGGATGA
- a CDS encoding xanthine dehydrogenase family protein molybdopterin-binding subunit, which yields MSKVMEPGVQSAVHSGQVGRPVKRLESAAKVTGRAEYIHNLELPGMLHAKVVRSTVAHARIRGIDTSAAKALPGVYDVITAEDILKVIPDPYYGPAFHDQPILAIDKVRHVGEPVAVVLATDVHVADQATDLVEVDYEELEPVFHEVEAYKSQTAIVHDVIRPAGTFADLKSLQPRTKTNVGMEYHLRSGDLDAAFAKADYVFEHTFRSQQVNHLPLEPTVTVAQLTDTGNLLIHTSSQSPSFVRIEVARLLGWPENKVRVRTAYLGGGFGAKLYIKLEALVAALALITQRPVKLSLTMEEQFYTITRHAATVTIRTGVTKDGRIVARDCKTWWNGGAYADIGPRVTQKSGFTAAGPYDIEAVSLDSYAVYTNLPPAGALRGFGIPQLVWAYESQADIIARELGIDPLEFRRKNILRNGRPHATGTIMQDAGTVEVLEELARKMRWDQPFDHGSGTIRRGRGIAIGVKAAVSPTTSVAFVNLYSDGSVGVYCGTVDMGQGSDTAMAQIAADVLGLRAEDVRIIHPDTEVTPYDMATLGSRSTFHMGNAVRLAAEDAKQKIVAMCAEQTGFDPAALVVRDGGVAAPDGSFYTFGAILAKRHGMQAGNVLGVGTYFPYYEKPNPETGMSEHITPYWMVGGTGVEVEVDTETGKVHITRLVTVGDCGKAINPGIVRRQLSGASFMQMGFTLFEEMVFDEGQVVNASMADYKIPGFWDLPDINEVSIVEVPHRNGPFGAKGIGETGSLALSPAVANAIYDAIGVRIYETPLTPEKVLKALREKQGQVWEDA from the coding sequence ATGAGCAAAGTGATGGAACCGGGAGTCCAGAGCGCGGTGCACAGCGGCCAGGTCGGCCGGCCGGTCAAGCGCCTGGAGAGCGCCGCAAAGGTCACCGGCCGTGCAGAATACATTCACAATCTGGAATTGCCCGGCATGCTGCATGCCAAGGTCGTGCGCAGCACGGTGGCGCATGCGCGCATCCGCGGGATCGACACGTCCGCAGCCAAGGCATTGCCCGGGGTGTACGACGTCATCACGGCCGAGGACATCCTGAAGGTCATCCCGGACCCCTATTACGGGCCCGCATTTCACGACCAGCCGATTCTCGCCATCGACAAGGTGCGTCACGTGGGTGAGCCGGTCGCGGTCGTGCTCGCGACCGACGTGCATGTGGCCGACCAGGCGACCGACTTGGTCGAAGTCGATTACGAGGAGCTCGAACCGGTGTTTCACGAGGTGGAAGCGTACAAGTCGCAGACCGCCATCGTGCACGACGTGATTCGTCCGGCCGGGACGTTCGCCGACTTGAAGTCGTTGCAACCCCGCACCAAGACCAATGTGGGGATGGAATACCACCTGCGCAGCGGGGACCTGGATGCTGCGTTCGCGAAAGCGGACTACGTGTTTGAACACACGTTCCGCAGCCAGCAGGTCAATCATCTGCCACTGGAGCCGACCGTCACCGTGGCCCAGCTCACCGACACCGGCAACCTGCTGATCCACACCTCGTCCCAGAGCCCGTCGTTCGTGCGGATCGAAGTGGCCCGGTTACTCGGGTGGCCAGAGAACAAGGTGCGCGTGCGCACGGCTTACCTCGGCGGCGGTTTCGGCGCCAAGCTGTACATCAAGCTGGAGGCGCTCGTCGCTGCGTTGGCACTGATCACACAGCGTCCGGTAAAGCTGAGCCTGACCATGGAGGAGCAGTTCTACACCATCACCCGCCACGCGGCCACGGTCACCATTCGCACAGGCGTCACGAAGGACGGGCGCATTGTCGCGCGCGACTGCAAGACCTGGTGGAATGGCGGTGCGTACGCGGACATTGGCCCGCGCGTGACCCAGAAGTCGGGCTTCACCGCGGCCGGTCCGTACGACATTGAGGCGGTGAGCCTCGACTCGTACGCGGTGTACACCAACCTGCCGCCCGCAGGGGCCCTGCGCGGGTTCGGAATTCCGCAGTTGGTCTGGGCGTATGAGAGCCAGGCGGACATCATCGCGCGCGAACTCGGGATCGATCCGCTGGAATTCCGCCGCAAAAACATCTTGCGAAACGGCCGGCCCCATGCCACCGGCACCATCATGCAGGACGCGGGTACCGTGGAGGTCCTCGAGGAGTTGGCCCGCAAGATGCGCTGGGATCAGCCGTTTGACCACGGGTCGGGCACCATCCGGCGGGGACGCGGCATCGCCATCGGCGTGAAGGCAGCGGTGTCGCCGACCACCTCCGTGGCGTTCGTCAACCTGTACAGCGACGGCAGCGTGGGGGTGTACTGCGGCACTGTCGACATGGGTCAGGGGTCTGACACCGCCATGGCACAGATCGCTGCGGACGTCCTGGGGCTGCGCGCGGAAGATGTCCGTATCATTCATCCAGACACCGAAGTGACCCCGTATGACATGGCGACCCTCGGCTCGCGCTCCACTTTCCACATGGGCAACGCGGTACGCCTGGCAGCGGAAGACGCGAAGCAGAAGATCGTCGCGATGTGTGCGGAGCAGACCGGCTTTGACCCGGCGGCGTTGGTGGTGCGGGACGGCGGTGTGGCGGCTCCGGACGGCTCGTTCTACACCTTTGGCGCGATCCTGGCCAAGCGGCACGGCATGCAGGCGGGGAATGTGCTCGGGGTCGGTACCTATTTCCCCTACTACGAAAAGCCGAATCCCGAGACAGGGATGTCCGAACACATCACGCCGTACTGGATGGTCGGCGGCACGGGTGTCGAGGTGGAGGTGGACACGGAAACCGGCAAGGTGCACATCACTCGCCTGGTGACGGTCGGGGACTGCGGCAAGGCCATCAATCCAGGCATCGTACGGCGGCAGCTATCGGGGGCTTCCTTCATGCAGATGGGCTTCACCCTGTTTGAGGAGATGGTCTTCGACGAGGGGCAGGTTGTGAACGCCAGCATGGCAGACTACAAGATCCCGGGATTCTGGGATCTGCCGGATATCAATGAGGTCAGCATCGTCGAAGTGCCGCACCGAAACGGGCCGTTCGGGGCCAAGGGCATCGGGGAGACCGGGTCGCTGGCGCTCTCCCCGGCGGTGGCCAACGCCATCTATGACGCCATCGGTGTTCGCATCTATGAGACGCCGCTCACGCCGGAAAAGGTCTTGAAGGCGCTGCGTGAGAAGCAAGGACAAGTATGGGAGGATGCGTGA
- a CDS encoding FAD binding domain-containing protein yields MNAFELIQPDTLEEALSLLNTDDPLVRPLAGGTALMLMMKSKLYAPERLVSLQRLKPSLDKVEVDEAGNLHLGPLVSLRELELSPVVARFSPVIPKALRTLSNVRVRNVATLGGHLAHGDPHMDLPPILLALDAHLRLSSTAGQRDVPLGEFLTGYYSTALAPGELITEVVVPSLPQGMRGTYFKFTALSADDWPMAGVAAFVRLEDGQIADARVAVSAATERPVRLHEVESFLRGQRPTDEVLQHAGELAGAQIHPLADIRGSSGYKREIVKVCVRRSLQQVAQGDHNGDGGVTQ; encoded by the coding sequence ATGAACGCATTTGAACTGATTCAGCCAGATACGTTGGAAGAAGCGTTGTCTTTGCTCAACACGGACGATCCGCTGGTCCGCCCGCTCGCGGGCGGGACGGCGTTGATGCTGATGATGAAATCCAAGCTGTACGCGCCGGAGCGGCTGGTGAGCCTGCAACGCTTGAAACCATCTTTGGACAAGGTGGAGGTGGACGAAGCGGGGAATCTGCACCTGGGACCGCTCGTCTCGCTGCGTGAACTGGAGCTCTCACCGGTGGTGGCGCGGTTCAGCCCGGTCATTCCGAAGGCGCTGCGCACGCTCTCGAACGTACGCGTCCGGAACGTGGCGACGTTGGGCGGCCACTTGGCCCACGGCGACCCACACATGGACCTGCCGCCCATCCTGCTGGCACTCGATGCGCATTTGCGCTTATCCAGCACGGCCGGGCAGCGGGACGTCCCGCTGGGGGAGTTTCTCACGGGCTACTACAGCACGGCGCTGGCGCCGGGCGAGCTCATCACCGAGGTGGTCGTGCCCTCGCTTCCGCAGGGCATGCGCGGGACGTACTTCAAGTTCACGGCACTGTCGGCGGACGATTGGCCGATGGCGGGCGTGGCGGCGTTCGTACGGCTTGAGGATGGGCAGATCGCCGACGCGCGCGTGGCGGTGAGCGCGGCTACAGAACGGCCGGTGCGTCTTCACGAGGTGGAATCGTTCCTTCGGGGGCAACGTCCGACGGACGAGGTGCTCCAACACGCGGGCGAACTGGCGGGAGCGCAGATTCATCCGTTGGCCGACATCCGAGGGTCGTCTGGATACAAACGGGAGATTGTCAAGGTGTGCGTGCGCCGTTCGCTGCAACAGGTTGCCCAGGGCGATCACAACGGGGATGGAGGGGTGACGCAATGA
- a CDS encoding CoxG family protein, with translation MQVSSEFEVKCPQEQVFEFVSTPERLAKCIPGCSQLTDLGEGNYGAILEVEVAFLKLKFDVTVRLTEVNAPSSLKAVVDGKPKALAGKLSGTVDLTVTAVDEQTTRIQYVLDQTITGKLGGIGQSVFRAKCEEMGNLFAENLKAALTHPQEALS, from the coding sequence ATGCAGGTATCTAGCGAATTTGAAGTGAAATGCCCGCAGGAGCAAGTGTTCGAGTTCGTCAGCACGCCGGAGCGGCTGGCGAAGTGCATCCCGGGTTGCAGCCAGCTGACCGACCTGGGGGAAGGAAACTACGGCGCCATCCTGGAAGTCGAAGTGGCGTTCCTGAAACTGAAATTCGACGTGACGGTGCGCTTGACGGAGGTGAACGCGCCGTCCTCTCTGAAGGCCGTGGTGGACGGGAAACCGAAGGCGTTGGCCGGCAAGCTCTCCGGGACGGTTGACCTGACGGTCACTGCGGTAGACGAGCAGACCACCCGGATTCAGTACGTGCTGGACCAGACCATCACGGGGAAATTGGGGGGGATCGGCCAGTCCGTCTTCCGGGCGAAGTGTGAGGAGATGGGGAACCTGTTTGCCGAAAATCTGAAGGCGGCGCTGACGCACCCGCAGGAGGCGCTCTCATGA
- a CDS encoding cyclase family protein yields MRIIDLSQEIFSGSPVYRGHQPTVVHRLKSVEKLPDGKWTFAINGLFLSDHCATHTDSFQHMDPSPDAKAIHELPLDMFHGLAVCLDVSHAEPGEFITADMLEEAARRAGVDFSGAHSPKVVLLYTGHYVRTFPKPAYGNKHPGLDRKAAEWLADRGVINIGIDCASVDVEPHKGDEWKPAHSVCRERGILNTENLGDLREVAGRQFWYMGLPLKIVGGTAGPIRAVAILLDEEDLETCRYLANLK; encoded by the coding sequence ATGCGCATCATCGATCTGTCGCAGGAGATTTTCAGTGGTTCGCCCGTGTACCGGGGTCACCAACCGACGGTCGTGCACCGTTTGAAGTCGGTGGAAAAGCTGCCCGACGGGAAGTGGACGTTCGCCATCAACGGACTGTTCCTGTCGGACCACTGCGCGACCCACACCGATTCATTTCAACACATGGATCCGAGTCCGGATGCGAAAGCGATTCACGAGCTGCCGCTCGACATGTTCCACGGTTTGGCGGTCTGCCTGGACGTCAGCCACGCAGAACCGGGAGAGTTCATCACCGCCGACATGTTGGAGGAGGCGGCCCGGCGTGCCGGGGTGGACTTTTCGGGGGCCCATTCCCCGAAAGTGGTTCTGCTGTACACCGGGCACTACGTCCGCACCTTCCCCAAACCGGCGTATGGCAACAAGCACCCGGGATTGGACCGGAAAGCTGCCGAATGGTTGGCTGACCGCGGTGTGATCAACATCGGGATCGACTGTGCCAGTGTCGACGTGGAGCCCCACAAGGGGGACGAGTGGAAGCCGGCTCACTCGGTCTGCCGCGAGCGCGGGATTCTCAACACCGAGAATCTCGGGGACTTGCGCGAAGTGGCCGGGCGGCAGTTCTGGTACATGGGGTTGCCGCTGAAGATCGTCGGCGGGACCGCCGGGCCGATTCGCGCCGTCGCGATTCTACTGGATGAGGAGGACCTGGAGACATGCAGGTATCTAGCGAATTTGAAGTGA